The Plasmodium falciparum 3D7 genome assembly, chromosome: 12 genome contains the following window.
atatatatatatatatatatatatatatatatatatacatatatatatttatttatatttatatcatcatttatttacttattcctacattttcattttttatttttttaaatttaataattaaatatttttaaatataaatttattaataataaaaaaagatcacacaaaaattaaattaaaaagaaatataaaataacaaaaagggaacataaaaaatcaaaacattttaattttttagtttttaagacaattaaatataacatatatatatatatatatatatatatatatatataacaattcttaaataattaaattttattttagtGATTAATTTTTCTTGTGTGAATggtcaattttattttatcttaaaattttcatgttattatatgatattttatttttaattttgaaaGATTtcctatatttatttgtttataaaatttttaataataattatgatatgtatattatgaaCAACTAGCTATTTTGTCAAACTTTatgccaaaaaaaaaaaaaaaaaaaaaattaaacaatataaaatcatataatgtaaaatattataaaataaaacaaaataagttataatataaatatgatataaaatatatacaaaaaaataaaagacatatttatataaaatattcatgtTGTGTTTTATACAAAGGAATGtctatttttatcttttccttttatttaaacattaaattatttcatatacttattttttttatattatataatgaggtaatataaaaattgacAGTTCACATTTATGCTGCTTTGTAAATATCTACGATTTGGAAATTGAGAAAATGAGGATTATGTGAATAGTAATAAATATCATCAATAATTTTATGACTTAGGGAACCTGGATACTTTTCTTTTTGATATGCTTTGAATGCTgccaatttatatataagagTAGCAGATATACATGCTATGAATGGGTTTTGAGGATATACTGAAGTAGCTGCTGCACAAAGGGCACCAACAGAACAACCTGACCCAGTAATTTTTGTCAGAATTTTTAAATCACAATTAATTTTGGCTACATAATGAGAACATGGACTAACAATATAATCTGTTTTTGATGTAACTACTACAGcacaattatattttaatgcaACATTTCTGGCACTATTAATTACATCTGTTTCATTATGagtattgttattattactatctaCACCCTTCCCCAAAAATTCTCCTTTatctaaataataaatttcaGCAATATTACCTTTTATTACATTAGGTTGgcattttaaaattatatcttTAATAACATTAGTTCTATAGGTTGTTGCTCCAACAGCTATTGGATCTATAATTAACATAAATTTATCTTTCATACATTCTTTTCTTAACTtttctaataaattaatattttctacCTGCGTCGTATGTAACCCTAAGTTGAAATAAGTACATGAAGCTATTTTAGCAAATTCTTCAACTTCCTTAGGATTATCAATCATAGCCGGAGAAGAGCCAAAGGCCAATAAACTGTTTGCCACCTTTTCAGTGGTTACTCTATTAGTTATACAATGAACAAGAGGATTAATAACCCGAACTTTCTCAATGcactttattatatcatcatgATATTCCTTAACGCTATTTATTTTGGTTAAGGTAGAGAATAAGCGactttttgtaaaaaaattatattttctcattatatttaacaaataaaatggaaagaatcacaaataaaaaaatgaacggaaataaatacatataggaatatattatatatatatatatatatatataagtgcACACTGAACcaagaaaattattaatatggggatgtattatatatatatatatatatatatttatatatatatatttatatttatatgtgtgtattttATAGTACAGTTACaagcatttttatatttaagatGAAAAGTGAAAATTATGCATAttcagaaaaaaataaatttaatagctcatattataatatatatatatggtacCTATGTGAACAAGTAACATAATGATACAATatgattaaaaaattttgttaataatcattttacaaaaaaaaaaaataaataaaagtataaaaaatataatatcttaaatttcttttcttttttcaatatatacatatatatatatatatataatatttttattttatatatttatgcatttaaagaattattattatacagaAGTAGCAAAATAACAATATCCTTAATAATGAGCAATTGAAAGGATGGAAattcaacaaaaaaaaaaaaaaaaaaaaaaaaaaaaaggtacaaatataattataaaatatattttttttaattttagaTTTTTATTGTGTAAATATGGatgtaaaaaaagaaaaagataaaataaattagatgtgaatttgttattttaattaaatatatataaacataaatatgcttgagaaaaaaaaaaaaaaaaaaacctattaaaaatattatatagatggaaataatatattaggttaaattttttatatgtgctTAATTTCCTTacaatatatgataataggaagtattatttatgtaaaatataattatattattatataaaaaaatatattatatattatatatataagtaccTAAGCAACAAAATTAtagtataaaaattatataatttaacaaaattttagggtattaattttaaaatatattaagtgGCTTGTGAAATAATTATAtccaagaaaaaaaatatataataaaataatatgtataatattatatatatatatttatttatacatttaaaataaaacaatatttatataatattgaaaaaaaaaaaatttatttattgttccAGAacaattttaaattttaaaaaaaaaataaaatatatgattttcacagtattcttatataataaGTTATATGATCTcattatacattatatatatatatatatatatatatat
Protein-coding sequences here:
- a CDS encoding hydroxyethylthiazole kinase, whose product is MRKYNFFTKSRLFSTLTKINSVKEYHDDIIKCIEKVRVINPLVHCITNRVTTEKVANSLLAFGSSPAMIDNPKEVEEFAKIASCTYFNLGLHTTQVENINLLEKLRKECMKDKFMLIIDPIAVGATTYRTNVIKDIILKCQPNVIKGNIAEIYYLDKGEFLGKGVDSNNNNTHNETDVINSARNVALKYNCAVVVTSKTDYIVSPCSHYVAKINCDLKILTKITGSGCSVGALCAAATSVYPQNPFIACISATLIYKLAAFKAYQKEKYPGSLSHKIIDDIYYYSHNPHFLNFQIVDIYKAA